The Desulfovibrio piger DNA segment TGGAAAGTGTACGCGGTTGCCCCGGAACGGGAACAGGCCCTGCTGACCTGTTATCTGAACCTCGCGGCCCGAAAGAGCGAACTGCTCCGACTGACCTGGGACGAGGTGGACTTTGCGCGGAACACAGTAACGCTGACCACGCGCAAAACCCGCACCGGCACGGTGAAACGCGATGAAATGCCTCTGAACGCCGAAGTTCGGCAAACCTTGCTCTGGCTATGGGAAAACCGACAGGGGGCGAGTAACCACGTATTCACCTGCCCGGTGGAGCCGTTCATCGGCCAGCCGTACAAGTCTGCCGCGCATGTAATGAAACGCCTGTGCAAACGAGCCGGAGTGAAACGCTTCGGCTTCCATGCCATCCGGCACTTGGCGGCAACCATTCTGGCGCAGGAAGGGCACAGCTTGTTCAGCATCCAGCACAGTCTGCGGCACGAAAAGCAGAGTACTACAGACCGCTACCTGCATGGCCTTGGCGCGTTCAAGGAAGTGGCAACCGCCCTAGATTCCTTGGCGGGCCGCGCACCGGCCAAGGTTCTGCCGTTTTCCCCGCCGCAGGCTGATAGTCAGGTCATCGTGCGCCGTCGGGCGCGCTAACCCTCGACGATGTGGGTATTGACCTTCTCGTAGAACAAAAATCCCCCCGTTTCATACCAGAATACCCAAACAGAAGAAGCTGTAGCACGTCCGCTTGCCGGATGAGGGGCGGAACCGTGCCCCACACAAGAAAAGACTGCCCCACAGGGCTCACATCGGCAAAAGGAAAGGCCCTTGAAGTGTTATCTTCAAGAGCCTCTTTCCGAAAAACTAACCCCCGGCGCTAACCCCACCGGGTATGTTTTTAGGAAACATGACGTAACCTATTGGAATCTAATGGCGTCCCCAAGGGGATTTGAACCCCTGTCGACGGCGTGAAAGGCCGTTGTCCTGGGCCGGCTAGACGATGGGGACGCGATGAGGTGTATCTACGGGAAAGACGGGTCGCCGTCAAGCAAAAAATCGAGAACTTCCTTTTTTCTTTTTCACACCTTCCGTGTGTGGCCTGTCCTGATGCGCCACGAGGCAGGCTTTCCCGCCAATCCAGGGGCTGTCCTCCCATTCCCCCTGCTCTTGATCCCAGCACAAGCAGAAGAGACCAGGCCCTGTACGCTGTTACCGTAACGTTGATAACGGCGAAACAGCCCGGCAGCCCCCAAAACGGCTTCCCCTGACGGGTCCGCCCGCACAGGAAAAGCCGTTCACGACCAGCTCCAGGCGTGTCCCTAGCCCTTGCAGACCTTGCAGGGGCGGTACCCGGCGGCCTTGGCATCCGCCGGGGAGGCAAAAGTTTTGCTGACGCTCTTGCCCTTATAATAGCGGCAAGAAGAGTTGTGATAGATCTTGCTTTCCGGGTTGCCGCGATAGCCTGCCTCCACATTTTTGGGCGCAGCCTTGGGGGCGGGTTGGGCGGCAGGGGCCGCCGCCGGAGCGGCCTGCTGGGCAGTCGCACTCAGGGCGAGACCGGAGGAAGAGCAAACGAGCCCCAGGATCATCAGAATGGCGAGCATTTTCTTCATGGCAGATACTCTCCGAAATGTTTTTTAAACTATCCGCAGCCGGGCGAAACAGCACTGCATCCGGCCCGTGCCGTGCAGGATACATCATTCTGCCGGAAGCATAAAGACACGGACCTCCCATTGCTGTATTTCTTTTCCGCCCTCCTGCTTACATAGCCCCCTTCCCCCCTTGCGCCCCTCAGGAAGGACGCGCCTGCAAGATCCTGGCTTTACCCCTTCGCGGGAGCAGCAAGGCATCCGTCACGACAAAACAGTTGTAGCAAAGTAGCCCTCTGGGCTATCATGACCGGAAACCGTTTCAGGAGGGATTCGATGAGCCATCAGCATTCCCACCCGCAAAGCATGGCGGGGAAAAATTTTGCCAATGCCGATCTGGCCGGCAAGGATTTTCGGGGCGTCGAGCTGCGGGGGGCCAATTTCGCCGGTGCCGACTTGCGGGGCGCCAATCTTGAGCTGGCCGATCTGGCCGGGGCCAACCTTGTCAACGCGGAGCTGGCAAAGGCCAATCTTTCCTGGGCCAATCTGGCGGGAGCGGCGCTCAATGAAGCAGACCTGACTGATGCCGACCTGCGGGAAGCCCGGCTGAATGGTGCCATCCTGGAAAATGCCCTGCTGGATGGCGCGAACCTAACAAGTGCCAGTTTGCGGGGCGCTGACCTGAGCGGGGCCAGCCTGCGCGATGCCTGTCTGGAAGGGGCGTGGCTTGACGGCGTCATAGGACTCTCGGACAAGTAAGCCAATCTTCCGGACAAGATGTTTCCTGAAAAAACAGGGGACAGCAGCCGCTCCTGAAGGTGCCTGCCAAGACAGACACACGGAGGCCACTGTCCCCTGCCCTTTCTGCTGCCAGAGGATCCGGCAGACAGGCAAAGTCCCTGGCGGATGCTCCTGCCCATATCGCGGGCAGCGTCCAGGGCCGCAGGCGTTTTCCGGATGTCGCCGGATTCCGTCACACCAAGCGCCTGCACCACGCCGCACAACCGGGTCTTTTCAAAACAGACCACCCAGCCCTCCATAGCTTTCTTGGGGCCTTCCATGGTCTTTTCGTCCGTATCGGCAGCACTGGCCAGCAAATAGATGTCGCGGAAAGCATAGTCCCCGGCGAACAGGGGGTTGGTGCGATCCAGCAGGGTCTTCAGCTGACCACACAGCGAATAGAAATACACGGGGCTGGCAAAAGCGATCACCTCGGCCTGCTGCATGCGCGGCAGGATGTCATCCATATCGTCCCGAAGGATGCAGTGCTGCGTTTTCTGACACCCGAGACAGCCCTTGCAAAAACCGATCTTTTTGTCATGCAGGTTTATCTTTTCCACGGTATGACCGGCTTCCCGCGCTCCCTCGATAAAGGCATCGGCCAGCAGATCAGAATTGCCCATCCGGCGAGGGCTGGAAGAAATGACGAGGACTTTTTTCCCACTCATGGATCTTTCTCCTTTTGGCTCTGACCGGGACACAGACAGATGACAGCGGCCGGCCACGTGAACGGGCAGATGGTCTTCTTTGAAGGCCCGTTCGTCAACCGTTTTTCATAAAAAGTTCCGGAGACGACCGCCGTGCCCTCCTCTCCCCTGCTGTCCTTTCCGGGCCGGATAAAAGCCCCTCCCCGCCCCTGCTCCGTAATCTCCGGGGACTGGCGAGCCCGGCAGTCAGATCCTTTGCTGTTTTTGCCCGCCGCGCGGAGCACCCTGTAAGGATGCAGGATACAAAAACAGCCCCTTCTCAGGGGCTGTTCATGGAGCATGGTTACAGCTGTCGGGCGACTAGGCCTTATTGCCGCCATCCAGCTTGTTACGGACCTGACGGCACAATCCCATCAGCGCGTCGTATTCATGCCGCCGCACCTGGGCCCGGGCCAGCAGGCGCCGCCACGGCATCAGGAAATAATCCGGGTTGTCCCCGTGCAGGCAATCCAGACGCAGCAGCATGTCCTTCAGATTGTCCAGCAGACGCTCGTAGTCGGCAGAGGAGATGACGCGGCCGGAGCCGCCCTCCGCCGGAGCCTTTTCCCCGGCAGCCTCATGCTGGCGGGCCCGTACGGCCTTGGCGCACTCATACAGCAGCAGCAATACCGACTGCGCCAGATTGAGGGAGCTGGCCTCGGGATTGGTGGGGATGGTCACCAGCCGCTGGCAATGCTGGATGGCATCATTATCCAGCCCCCGATCCTCAGGGCCGAACACGATGGCTACCTTTTCTCCCCGCTCCAGGGCCTGGGCCACTTCTCCCGCGGCCTGCTCGGGGGAAAGCAGGGAACGTCGCCAGCCACCTGTCCGGGCCGTCGTCCCGATGACCAGCGAGCAATCCGCCACGGCAGCCGACACGTCCGGCAGGACCTGGACGTCATCCAGCACGCCCTGCCCTTTGGGAGTGGCCAGAGGACGGGCTTTTTCCCTGTCCCAGCGCTCCGGCGCCACCAGACGGATGCTGTGGCTGCCCATATTCACACAGGCGCGGGCAGCCATGCCGATATTCTCGGGAAAGCGCGTCTGAACCAAAACAACTTGTAACAAATCCAGTGACATGATCACCTCAACACAGCCAGTTCTTCAGCAGCATCACGACCTGCCCGGGTTCCGGCACCACAGGACGCAACGGCGGCGGTACCGGAGCCATATCCGGCCAGATGCGGTGGGCCGTCAGCACGACCATGGCGCTGCCCGTGCCCAGTTTGCAGACCGTTCCCAGAAAACGCCCCATCATGGTGCCGAAGGCCGCATCAAAGGCCTCCTTGCCGGGACGGCCACGCAGCAGTTCCATGACCAGGCAGCCCAGCCAGGCGCCCACCAGAGCCCCGATGAACGCCCCCAGCCCGAAAAAGAGCGGTGCCAGAAAGATGGCCCCGGCGATGGCCCCCACCATACCGGCCACGGTGCCGGACGTGCTGGAGCCGTGCCGTTTGGCATTCATGACCTGCACGCCCATTTCCAGCACCTCGCCCAGGACAGCCAGGCCCAGGAACATGATCCAGAACCAGACATCCAGGGCCCCGGCGGCCGGGTGCAGGAACTTCCACAACACCACCAGCAGCACCACCACCCAGTTGGCGGGCAGGCCAAGGATGTTGAGCAGCAGGATCAGCCCCAGCAGGACGATGAACGCATAGGCCAGACTGAACGAGGCCAGCGCGATGAATCCTTCCATACAGGCTACTTCTTGACGCGGTTGTCGTACACGCGCACGGCCTTGCCTTCGCTGCTGGGCAGGCTATTGCTCTGCACCAGCTCCACGCGCGGCGTAACCAGGATTTCGTCACGCAGCCGCTGGGCGATGGTCTTCTGCAGGCCCTGCAGGCAGCGCATGTCTTCCACGAAGTACTCGTCGCGGATCTCCACCTGCACGCGCATGACGTCGCCGATACCGTCGTTCTCCAGCAGGATGCAGTAGTTCTGCCCCACTTCGGGGAAGGTCATGATGACCTGTTCGATCTGCATGGGATAGACGTTGACGCCCTTGATGATGAACATGTCGTCCGCGCGGCCCAGGATGCGGTCGATGCGGCGATGATGACGGCCGCAGGAGCATTCCCCGGGCAGGAAGCGGGTCAGGTCGCGGGTGCGGTAACGCAGGATGGGCATGCCCTGACGGCACAGGCAGGTCATGACCAGTTCGCCGATCTCGCCGTCGGGCACGGGCTCGCCGGTCTTGGGATCCACGATCTCCGGCAGGTACGCGTCTTCCCAGACATGCAGGCCGTTCTGGTTCTGGCATTCAAAGGCCACGCCCGGGCCGTTCATCTCGGAGAGGCCGTAGGAGTTGTAGGCCTTCATGTCGAAAAGTTCTTCGATGCGGCGCCGGAATTC contains these protein-coding regions:
- a CDS encoding phenylacetate--CoA ligase family protein, which translates into the protein MEVFDAAELWSRDQIEHTQLTRLKATVAHVRKSEFYRRRLDEAGVTPESITSLDDIRRIPFTTKQDLRDQYPTGLLCVPRSEIVRMHCSSGTTGSPVAICHTQNDINSWADLMARCLYMVGVRRDDVFQNMSGYGLFTGGLGIHFGAERLGCMTIPAGPGNSRRQIKLAKDFKTTVAHILPSYALILGEHLRNMGEDPRDFPLRIAVVGAEPYTVEFRRRIEELFDMKAYNSYGLSEMNGPGVAFECQNQNGLHVWEDAYLPEIVDPKTGEPVPDGEIGELVMTCLCRQGMPILRYRTRDLTRFLPGECSCGRHHRRIDRILGRADDMFIIKGVNVYPMQIEQVIMTFPEVGQNYCILLENDGIGDVMRVQVEIRDEYFVEDMRCLQGLQKTIAQRLRDEILVTPRVELVQSNSLPSSEGKAVRVYDNRVKK
- a CDS encoding tyrosine-type recombinase/integrase, producing MMPTFIAKKKGAPKRWKGQVWMDGKMAAVKWFGSAKADHRAAIAWEEQTKKDLRAAKKLNAEQQALIPTDSCRKKLSILEWANAYLEECERRNTLSTFKEKRDGFKRLMRYLAKTEGLSPDMPVESFGRRQARVYLAWQKDRRGPNCSNKDRKVLTTAWRWGVAYLDGFPLDQPDPFLGCQRYAEIRTPRYIPPETDFWKVYAVAPEREQALLTCYLNLAARKSELLRLTWDEVDFARNTVTLTTRKTRTGTVKRDEMPLNAEVRQTLLWLWENRQGASNHVFTCPVEPFIGQPYKSAAHVMKRLCKRAGVKRFGFHAIRHLAATILAQEGHSLFSIQHSLRHEKQSTTDRYLHGLGAFKEVATALDSLAGRAPAKVLPFSPPQADSQVIVRRRAR
- a CDS encoding sunset domain-containing protein, yielding MKKMLAILMILGLVCSSSGLALSATAQQAAPAAAPAAQPAPKAAPKNVEAGYRGNPESKIYHNSSCRYYKGKSVSKTFASPADAKAAGYRPCKVCKG
- a CDS encoding pentapeptide repeat-containing protein: MSHQHSHPQSMAGKNFANADLAGKDFRGVELRGANFAGADLRGANLELADLAGANLVNAELAKANLSWANLAGAALNEADLTDADLREARLNGAILENALLDGANLTSASLRGADLSGASLRDACLEGAWLDGVIGLSDK
- a CDS encoding RNA methyltransferase, producing the protein MSLDLLQVVLVQTRFPENIGMAARACVNMGSHSIRLVAPERWDREKARPLATPKGQGVLDDVQVLPDVSAAVADCSLVIGTTARTGGWRRSLLSPEQAAGEVAQALERGEKVAIVFGPEDRGLDNDAIQHCQRLVTIPTNPEASSLNLAQSVLLLLYECAKAVRARQHEAAGEKAPAEGGSGRVISSADYERLLDNLKDMLLRLDCLHGDNPDYFLMPWRRLLARAQVRRHEYDALMGLCRQVRNKLDGGNKA
- a CDS encoding DUF456 domain-containing protein — encoded protein: MEGFIALASFSLAYAFIVLLGLILLLNILGLPANWVVVLLVVLWKFLHPAAGALDVWFWIMFLGLAVLGEVLEMGVQVMNAKRHGSSTSGTVAGMVGAIAGAIFLAPLFFGLGAFIGALVGAWLGCLVMELLRGRPGKEAFDAAFGTMMGRFLGTVCKLGTGSAMVVLTAHRIWPDMAPVPPPLRPVVPEPGQVVMLLKNWLC